A genomic segment from Rhizoctonia solani chromosome 11, complete sequence encodes:
- a CDS encoding mitochondrial pyruvate carrier 1, with translation MKWCLVAAGLKDLSRPPDKLSVSQNVALAATGFIWVRYSLVITPVNYSLAAVNFFVGASGVTQLYRIWDHRRKNPAPLVTPKLAAD, from the exons ATGAAGTGGTGTCTGGTCGCTGCTGGCCTGAAGGACTTGAGCCGTCCTCCAGACAAGCTATCCGTATCGCAAAACGTCG CTCTTGCTGCTACTGGATTCATCTGGGTCCGATACTCACTCGTTATTACTCCCGTTAACTACTCGCTTGCGGCG GTCAACTTTTTTGTCGGAGCGTCGGGTGTCACCCAATTGTACAGGATTTGGGA CCATCGTCgaaagaaccctgctccattGGTAACTCCCAAGTTGGCAGCAGATTAA
- a CDS encoding palmitoyl-protein thioesterase — protein MIPRFSLLFIALTPLCNALSIPKISSKIELDIRHDNLGLQLQQPTDKHPHPLVLWHGLGDSAHSSGMTEFAELIKQVHPGIYIHSISLSDDQSADQKAGWFGDVNAQVDIVATELSTIPELKNGFDAIGFSR, from the exons ATGATTCCTAGGTTTTCGCTCCTTTTTATTGCTCTGACGCCCCTATGTAATGCACTCTCGATCCCTAAAATCTCGTCAAAAATTGAACTTGATATTCGTCATGACAACTTGGGCTTGCAACTGCAACAACCGACTGACAAACATCCTCACCCTCTGGTATTATGGCACGGACTAGGCGACTCGGCACAT TCTTCAGGAATGACTGAATTTGCCGAGCTTATCAAGCAAGTTCATCCTGGTATCTACATTCACTCTATTTCCTTGTCAGACGACCAGAGCGCGGACCAGAAAGCTGGATGG TTTGGAGATGTAAACGCCCAGGTAGACATTGTTGCCACGGAGCTATCCACTATTCCCGAGCTCAAGAACGGGTTCGACGCCATTGGATTCTCAAGGTGA
- a CDS encoding palmitoyl-protein thioesterase: MYSNYAQSHLVQAQYFRDPRSAHDLQSYLTANTFLADINAEIPDTDQALYKRNLVSLDALVLVLFSEDKTVVPKESGWFGSYRPVNLSEPDAMGDEDMVSMHQQPIYKDDRIGLRTLDEAGKIHFTTCEGPHMRISDDCWKPLVLKFCGDRRGEKGQQNTSDLLVQ; encoded by the exons ATGTACTCCAACTACGCCCAATCCCACCTCGTGCAAGCACAGTACTTTAGAGACCCACGCAGCGCGCACGATTTACAATCCTATCTCACCGCCAACACCTTTCTCGCCGACATCAATGCCGAAATTCCGGATACGGACCAAGCGCTGTACAAGCGCAACCTGGTCAGTCTCGACGCGCTCGTTTTGGTCTTGTTTAGCGAGGACAAGACGGTTGTTCCCAAGGAGAGCGGGTGGTTTGGGAGTTATAGGCCTGTTAATTTGAGTGAGCCTGATGCG ATGGGTGATGAAGATATGGTTTCGATGCATCAACAGCCGATATACAAAGACGACCGTATTGGCTTGAGAACCCTCGACGAGGCCGGAAAGATTCATTTTACGACATGTGAAGGTCCCCATATGAGGATCTCGGACGACTGCTGGAAGCCCCTTGTTCTCAAATTTTGTGGTGACAGGCGAGGAGAAAAGGGCCAGCAGAACACATCCGATTTATTGGTCCAATAA
- a CDS encoding The BTB (BR-C, ttk and bab)/POZ (Pox virus and Zinc finger) domain: MGKNKQSKGPDNVTANGKSNGEINTNVPSEATPGITNLNGNAPSTNGRGASSMGGEDNTRSRDSGFKEPPSPTRTVRWPDFQSSDLEVMVAGTTVFRLHQEIMAAHSKFFQEQLQLTIDSQGLVIAPRSKDVPVIVLRDICVDAFVNVLSLVYPPLASEIHHSSSRRITTDGTCTRMPGVIRSAIDILIQDPNTTPFYSTKSPRGTCSDYNSKLSEACTALVPERRRRTSARGSADGPNRSVERVLARRIFARFEPCGQRCQRPGAKPHRAGDESELVQWSGYKSSESAGARPELGRCQQVILEALKAVFNVDGPKSDFDEHVIQAEASVMWNLTEWLR; the protein is encoded by the exons ATGGGAAAGAACAAGCAAAGCAAGGGCCCCGACAACGTCACAGCCAACGGGAAAAGCAACGGCGAGATCAACACCAACGTACCGTCCGAAGCCACGCCGGGCATCACCAACTTGAACGGCAACGCTCCTTCCACCAACGGGCGGGGCGCTTCCTCAATGGGAGGAGAAGACAACACGAGGTCCAGGGATTCTGGATTCAAGGAGCCGCCTAGTCCTACCCGTACAGTTAGATGGCCTGATTTCCAGAGTAgcgatttggaagttatg GTGGCGGGGACGACTGTGTTCCGATTGCATCAAGAAATCATGGCGGCCCATTCCAAGTTCTTTCAAGAACAGTTGCAACTGACGATCGATAGCCAGGGGCTTGTGATTGCACCTCGGTCAAAGGACGTTCCTGTGATCGTACTACGAGATATATGCGTCGATGCATTTGTGAATGTCTTGTCGCTTGTTTATCCTCC ACTCGCGTCTGAAATTCACCACTCTTCAAGCAGAAGAATTACTACAGACGGCACATGCACTCGGATGCCCGGGGTCATCCGATCCGCAATCGACATACTAATACAAGACCCAAATACAACCCCATTTTACTCTACCAAATCGCCAAGAGGTACATGCTCGGACTACAACTCCAAGCTTTCGGAGGCTTGTACCGCACTCGTCCCTGAGCGACGACGAAGGACTAGCGCTCGGGGCAGCGCCGACGGCCCAAATCGCTCGGTTGAGAGAGTACTGGCGCGCCGGATATTCGCGCGCTTCGAGCCGTGCGGTCAGAGGTGTCAACGGCCGGGAGCCAAACCGCATCGCGCGGGCGACGAGTCCGAGCTCGTCCAGTGGAGCGGGTACAAGTCGTCCGAGTCTGCGGGGGCCCGCCCGGAATTGGGGAGGTGTCAACAGGTTATTCTCGAGGCTCTCAAGGCGGTGTTTAATGTCGATGGGCCCAAGAGTGATTTTGATGAGCATGTGATCCAGGCGGAAGCTTCGGTCATGTGGAATTTGACCGAGTGGCTACGTTAG